One part of the Micrococcus sp. 2A genome encodes these proteins:
- a CDS encoding MarR family transcriptional regulator, giving the protein MAEPHAPADQGPEGFEDAVQELEGAFTHLVRQHRRILARQAEALSPGMSPGAMKAFAAICHTGPLTPSALAEHMLLDRAQVSRLTRELEAEGLVRREPDPQDRRSALLSATDEGRARLDEVRGGPAGGGIRQDLRRWDLEEIHTLTSLLLRFVDERETR; this is encoded by the coding sequence GTGGCTGAGCCCCACGCGCCCGCCGACCAGGGGCCCGAGGGCTTCGAGGACGCCGTCCAGGAGCTGGAGGGGGCGTTCACCCACCTCGTCCGGCAGCACCGCAGGATCCTGGCCCGACAGGCCGAGGCCCTCAGCCCCGGCATGTCGCCGGGGGCGATGAAGGCGTTCGCGGCCATCTGCCACACGGGTCCGCTGACGCCGTCGGCGCTGGCCGAGCACATGCTCCTGGACCGCGCACAGGTCTCTCGCCTCACGCGAGAGCTGGAGGCGGAGGGGCTCGTGCGGCGCGAACCGGATCCGCAGGACCGGCGATCGGCCCTGCTGAGCGCCACGGACGAGGGACGCGCCCGCCTCGACGAGGTCCGCGGCGGGCCGGCCGGGGGCGGGATCCGGCAGGACCTGCGGCGGTGGGACCTCGAGGAGATCCACACCCTCACCTCCCTGCTCCTGCGCTTCGTGGACGAGCGCGAGACCCGCTGA